Proteins from one Dysgonomonas sp. HDW5A genomic window:
- a CDS encoding LysR family transcriptional regulator translates to MVNLEWFRTFKAIYETGSLTAAANKLYISQPGVSLHLTSLEAHIGYKLFDRGTRKMVATEHGNILYNSIVEGVDKLEAAERHFYRNANSDKTSISIGMCFETFQHVLEPYISELPFDLISKFGMYPQMLGDLDKGLLDFVISPQKDDSLNVQYTPFSKEKIVLVAGAKSNISEFNKIIEKGDLKGAEKWLNNQVWFGTTGDMEHLRNFWIQNFKKRPDFKPNFIVPNKSSILRSIANREGFAVVPDFLAKEQFANNSVRLVWEGKVPLENTLYFAQRKKTIYAKELETLQKIFIKEFE, encoded by the coding sequence TGCAAACAAGCTATACATATCTCAGCCCGGAGTTAGTTTACATCTGACATCGTTGGAAGCTCATATCGGATACAAACTGTTTGATAGAGGAACCCGAAAAATGGTAGCAACCGAACACGGGAACATCCTTTACAACTCTATTGTAGAAGGAGTAGACAAATTGGAAGCTGCTGAAAGACATTTCTACAGAAATGCCAATTCGGATAAAACAAGCATAAGTATCGGTATGTGCTTCGAGACATTTCAACACGTACTGGAGCCGTATATAAGCGAACTGCCTTTTGATTTGATCTCTAAGTTTGGTATGTACCCTCAAATGCTGGGAGATCTGGATAAAGGTTTACTAGACTTTGTTATCTCTCCACAGAAAGACGATTCGCTGAATGTGCAATACACTCCTTTTTCGAAAGAAAAAATTGTACTAGTTGCAGGTGCTAAAAGCAATATCTCGGAATTTAATAAGATCATCGAAAAGGGCGATCTGAAAGGAGCTGAAAAATGGCTCAACAATCAAGTTTGGTTTGGTACAACAGGCGACATGGAACACCTGAGAAACTTCTGGATTCAGAACTTCAAGAAAAGACCCGATTTTAAGCCCAATTTTATTGTCCCGAATAAGAGTTCAATTCTTCGTTCCATAGCCAATCGAGAAGGCTTTGCTGTTGTACCCGATTTTCTGGCTAAAGAGCAATTTGCAAACAACAGTGTAAGACTAGTTTGGGAAGGAAAAGTTCCGTTAGAGAACACCTTATATTTTGCTCAACGAAAGAAGACAATCTATGCAAAGGAATTAGAAACACTGCAAAAAATATTTATCAAAGAATTCGAGTAA